Part of the Strix aluco isolate bStrAlu1 chromosome 20, bStrAlu1.hap1, whole genome shotgun sequence genome is shown below.
cagctcttccctgctgGCAGGGGCCACCTCTCTACCTCACTTGCCTTGAATTGGTGGggtttttaaagagcttttataTCACCGTGTAAGGAAAAGATTGCCTGTGCTTAACTTATTGCCAGTAAAGGTGGTTTTAGCCAACCGGTCTCTAGGAACCGGGACAGTGTGGGTGTGTTGATCCATTCTGCCTTTCCCTTGCTCAGGAACCCTGTGGCCAATTTCAGCTAAACGTGGAGGGTCAGGGGCTCAGAGGAGTTCACTTTCCTGCCAGCTTTGTGCCAGTGGGCTGATGGGTGAGTGGTTAGAGCCTTCCCAGCCCCATGGAGAGCTGGGAGAATGGGCCCAGCCCTTGCTAggcactgggaggggactgggggATCCAATGCGAAGTCCTGCAAGGAaggagagctgctggggctggtcaCTCCAGACGCACGCTTGTCTCACTTGCAAAGCCTTTATTGATTTCCAGGAGCTCTGATACATGGCTTGGACTTGCCCCGTTTCACCCCCATCCCTCTCCCAGATCTGCTCCAGAGAGCTTCCTAGTTGCTGTTGGAGGACAGTGCTCTCCCCTCACCCAGGATGATGGGGCTGGCCATGTCCACCCCCCGTGCCATCCCGCCGGCTCCATTCCCAGGCCTCTGCCGTGGCTGTGCCAGTTCTCCTCACCCCGTGCAGCTCCTCGGGGCATCCTGCGGTGCACActggcctggcacagccctgccttgGCTTGCTCTGCTGGTGGGTGGCACAGAGTGTCTCCgagggaggctgcagggatgggCGCTGccctctctgccccacagccctctgctctgggcagcttttcctccccagctcctgcccttgCCCTCGGCATTGCAGCTTTGATACGGATGGTGCCTGTGGCTGTGGCCCCCTTGCACCCATTCTGATGCTTGAGGGACCACAGGGCAGGTCACGGGGGTCCTGACCAGGCAGAGCGGGTGGCACAAGAGGTGAGAATGCATTTGCAGGCTCGGGGTGGTGCAGATTGCTGCCGGCACCGTGGCAGGGGTGCCAGCTGGGGGAATTTGGGTGCCAGGGGCACAGCTGATGCTCTCTGCCCTCCCACGTGTGTGCAGGCAGGACTGTGGTGGTCATGGCAGGACCAGGGTGGGCACTAGCCTGTTGCCCAACCCTGGTCGTGTGCCCACCTGGGCGCATGCCCGGCTCACTGTGGCAACCGGACCACGGAGCGATAGGCTTGCACAATTTCCTCGCTGTTGGGGCAGGTGTATTTGAACTCCTTGGTTTCGCTGGCGCTATTGAGGTAGCGCCACACAGCCTGCAGGTCCTTGGGGATCCCAAAGCGGCGGTAATGCTGGCACACGACCTGCGAGCAGAAATGGGGTGAGCCCTTGCCCAGCATCGTGTGCCTGTGGTGTGCCAGGGAGGGCCCCGTAGCCGGGGAGTGGTATTCATGGGCAGGAGCCAGCCAGGAAGGGTGGCGGGGGGCTAGGGGACATCCTGGACACTGCATGGGACAAGGGGATGCCAAGGGGAGCAAGATCTGTGGGAAGGCACCATGCTGGGCAGGGGTCATGGGgaggggggtgccggggggcaCCCAGGTGATAAAGGGTTGAGAAAAGAGCTGGGGATTGCTGCAAGCACCCAGCAGGAGGTGAGAGCATGGGGCTGATGGCATCGAGAAGCCGGGCCAAGGGGGGGCACATGACACCGAGTGCTTGCGCTCACCTGAACGATGTTGAGCTTGGGCAGCAGGTTGCAGTCGGCTAACGTGAGCTGGTCCCCGTCGAGGAAGCGGCGCTGGGAGGCCCGGAGGTGGGGGTCACGGGCCAGCTCGTACTCCAGGGGGGCACTCAGGTACTCGTCCAGCTTCAGCAAGGCCCGCAGCAGGTTCCGCTGCAGTGCTGCGGGGAGGGAGGCAGCGCCTCTGCATCAGGGCACAGGCCCGCTGCAGGCACCGTGCCCCGCGGGTCTGCCGTGGCCTCCTGCCAGCCCATCCCTGTGCCCAGACAGTGCCTGCCTGCAATCTTCCTGCCTTGTCCAGGCAGGCACCCACCCCTGCCCTCCCAAAAGAGCCCTGGCATGGCCACGCTGACTGCGTGGAGAGGGGCAGTGCCTGGAGAGACCCGGCTGtggcctggggcaggggagggctgAAAAGGCTCAGGGTGACCTGACCAGGCATCAGGCTGGTGGCACCTGAGAGGTTGCATGGgatctccccctgcccagctcctcacCCTCGTCCTGGGCAGGCGCTGGGTTCTTGATGAAGGTGGAGAACTTGTGGAAGATGTCATTCCCGGCCAGGCTCGACTCCCTGTACTGTGGGACCAGGCTGGGGAACCTGCAGGGACGTGGGCACAGGTGAGGAaggaggcaggggctggcaggctTATGTGCTGCTTGCCTGTCCCCCCTCTCTCAGCCCGTCCTGCCCCTCTTTTGTCCCTTGCCCCATCTTGGGGCAGCGCCAGACACTGACATGGGGGGGCCCAGGTGATCCTCCAGGAAGTCCTCGATGGTGACGGTATCGGTCTTGGGCTCGCCGTTGTAGAGCAAAACGGGCAGCTGGGCACCTGGTGCAAAGTCCTTCAGCACGTCCAGTGCCCTGCGGGAGATGGGAACGGACGCTGATGCCTCGCAGtgcccagggctctgcagggcacctcacgtgtgtgtgtgtgtgcgcacatgcGTGTCCTGGGCAAAGGGACGAGGTGGTGCCCCTAGGCTGCCCCTGCTTCAGTGTGTGCCCACGGCAGCTCCACCAACGTCCCTCAGGCAGCAGTGGGCAGCTGTGGGAGGGTACAACAGACTCCACACATCCCACAGTACCCACCCTTCGCTCCTCTTCCCAAGGTGTTGGGGACCTACCACCCCCCCATCAGTGTGCCAGGGCAAGGCTGtcccaccctgcccatggccctGACCCCACGGTGGCAATGGCCACGGCGGGTGAGGGGACATGACTCACCTCTTCACATCCACGGTGGTGAGGGTGAAGGGCACCCCTTTGAGCAGCAGCACCATGAAGAGCCGCTGGCAGAAGGGGCAGTGGCCCACGCTCTCCCCGTCCTCGCTTGCCTGTGGGCAGAGAGGGAGAGCTCAGCTGCCCCTTTGCCCCGGCTTGGCTGTGGCGGGGGCAGCGCTGGCCAGGCCCCCCCCAGTACATGCAGGGTGAGGGTGGCAGGGCGCATGCCATCCCCCTGCCCGGCCAAGCTCATGCTGGCCGCAGGCCGGGGAGCAGCACTGGCAGCCCGTGGCACCCACTAGCCCAGGCAGGGTGCCAGCCCCTGGCCCCCACCTGCTCCTGGGGCCGCCACGCCCCACCCCAGAGCAGCCTGCGTGGCATGGCGGGTGCTGGCCTTGGCAACCCTGGGGGACCCGGGGCCCCcaggctgctccagccctgcaaggcCGAGGGGGCAGCGGCTTGGGGGCAGCTGTGGGTCAGGACAGCccagctgtgctggaggagggcGATGGCCGTGCTGGTGGCCCCGTCACCCCCAGGCGTGATCCCAGGCgggccctgtcctgccctgcgcAGCCGGACAGACTGCCCGGGCCGGGCGCTGGCTGGGAAGGGCCCCGCCGGTGCAGGCAGGTGCTGTGGTGGCCAGGCTGCTGGGCAGGGGGCCGTGCTCTGGGGGGGGcactgcagcccagcagcccccggGCACGGGCAGCAGCTGTGCCCTGGAGATGAGCCCTGagctgcccgctgcctgcccagggCCCCGTGGCTGGGCACTGCGGTGGGCAGGGACGGCTGGGCCACCCCAGCCCAGCGATGCCAGGGGTGCCAGCCAGAGGTGCCCACCGGCCGGGGGGACCCCAGGCCCCCATGACCCCCCTCACCTTGACGAAGAGCTGGATTTGGGGTTTCTCGGCCATGCTGGGTGGTGGCTGCCGGCTGAGTGGTGGCTGTGGCGCGAGCACCCGTGCTGGAGCCGCGGCCCCTCCCAGCCCACATTCCTCCCCGGGGTGCACCCGCTCCCACCCACGCCTGGCCCCACGGTGAAGCCGGGGACGCCCTGCCGTGGGGCCCCGGCCaccgctgctgctgccagccccaggccAGCAAGGGCAGCTCACAGCAtcaccagctgcagcagctcctgcctgggccccctgcctgcgctgcccgtGCCCTGTGGAGCTTTgcacccccagccagccccaccgCCCGTCCTGGAAGATGCCCAGCGCTGGGCATGGCCTTGTGTTGTGCCCTTTGCCCATGGCAGGCTTCTGTACCCCCACCCCAGGGCACTGGGAACCCCCTGCTCAGCCCGGTCCCTCCCCAGGCACCCAGCCCTGGCACTCCTGCCCACCAGCAACCACACAGCCATGCTGGCTccagttattattttttatttaaaacgatcattatttcacatttcatcttttttttgtttcttttgcttgcAATGTACAGGCTCCTCCAAGGCGTTCCCACCCCTCGGGGTGCCCCGTGCCTGGGGCCGTGCATGGCACCGGCGCTGTGCCCATGGCTGGTGGCCAAGGACGTGCAGAGGGAGGgcgaggcgggaagcggggccAAACTCAACGAAGCGAAATAGTGTTAAGGCAGcggccacccctgccctggggcgatgccctcctgctcccaccccgcTGCCCCCCTCGGGGTGCCCCCAGGCGGGGTTTGTGCCTGGACAGGCCCAGGGCACCCAGACTGTGTGGGCACGCTGTGCTGGGGACACAAAAGCATGTCCATCGACCATCAAAAGCCACAGGGCATGGGGACAGCGGCATGGCAGCGGGTAGAGGCAACTCTGTGGATGGGcgggctggtgggggggggtcTGTGCCCAGGGGGCCAGCGCCATCCTGGAGCCCTGAGCAacagggcagcagggcaaggaCAGAGCACAGAGCAGGCACCATGCCCGCCCTGGGCTGCCACCACTGAAGTCACAGCTGGGGACCCAAAGATGACACTGTCCCCTCTCtccctggtggcaaagggctaATAACCCCAGGCTGGCTTGTCCCTCACAGTGCCCACCCGGGAAGGCAGAGCGTGCCCAGCAAGGGAGCACCCGCGCTGCCCACCTGTGCCACCCACCCCACGCCAGGACCAGCCAGTTTTCAGTATGCCGTTAAAAAAAATATggtctgaaaaatctgaaaatagaGCTCATCTCCCCCAAATTTTTCCCCTATTGAAAATACTGTATATTGTATCACAATCTATAGCAGGTGGCATACAGGACTGGCAAGACTGGGGGGGCATGGGGACAGCAGGAGGGTCAGCTGCCACCTGGGTCTGTCCCCGCTCCTGTGCCCTCGAGTGGGGCCGGGGTGGCCCCATGGGGTGTGCTGCCCCGTGGCAGCGAGCTGGGGTGGCTGGTGCTGCCTGCTGGCTGCGGGCAGGAGCCAGGCGGGGCCTCCAGACAAGCCCATGCCAGGGAGGCAGAAAGGGCAGTGGGGACATACACGGGTAGCCCAGCCTTGGGTGCTCCCCGGGAAGGAGGGGGCAGTGTGCACGGCCACCCCAGGGCGCTGCGAAAGCCTGGGGCACCCATGGGGTGGCTGGTCAGGGTCAGTGTCACAGGCCCTGCCATCACCCCATCCCTGGGCACGGCCGTGGGGCGCTGGAGAGCTGTGGGGTGCTGCTGGGCCACGGGTGCTGGGCACGGCCCCCGTGGGTGACAAGGCAGCAGGACCCTCTGCAGAAAGGAGGGGCACTGCTGGCCAAGGGGTGCCCGCTGCTGGCCCTGTTGATGCTGCCAGCCCTAGGTGACTGTGCCAGCCCCAGTGACAGTGCCAGCCCCACGCCACAGTccatcctcccctccccaccaccccaggcACCACTGCCAGGTTGCGCCAGCACCCAGCCAGGCCGTCTTGTCCCTGTACCTCAAGGCCACCCCACTCCCAGCTTCAAAAACCGTCCTGGGGTGTAGCAACCCCTCTCCCAGTACCACCAGTGACCCAACAATAAGAAACCAGTGCAGGTGGCTCCTGTACAGGGCCAGACACTGAACAATGAGTGCCAGGGCAAGGGGGACAAGGAAAGGGACACAGCAGAAAGGTGGCAGAGCTGCAGCAATGCCCTGTGGTGGGGGAAGCGGCCGGTGAGGACAGGCAGGAGGGTGAGGGGCTCTGGGAGGAGAGACGTGgttgggggcagaggggagaaaCAGCTGGTGCCAGCGTGTGAAATACCCTGTGAAATACCCCTCTGCCCCACCACGTGCCCCTCTGCAGGGGCGCTGCTGCCCGGCCCCGGGGACGGTGCCGAGTGCCCCGCGCAGGCATGGCAAGGCCAGGCAGGGCCACGGCGTCGGCAGCCTGCGGCTGGCAGCAGTGCGggtgggcagcaggcagcagcggggCCAAGGCCCCCGTCTCAGGCAGGCTGGAGGTCGCTGGAGGTCACTGGTGACATCCCGTCAGTGACAGAAATGAACTGTGGGTGAAGCACCAGAGCTCCTGCCCCTGCGGCGCTGGAGCCCGAGCTCCACACAGTGCCAAGGGCAAGCGCCAAGCCAGGGGCGATGGAAACAAGGCGAAAGCAGCcgtccttcctcctgccctgccagggcCAGGCCTGGGGCGTGCCAGTGCTGGCGGTGCGGGGGGAGGGTGTCCCTCAGCCAAGGGTCCCCAGGGTGGGTGCAACGTGGGTGTCCAACCAAAGGCATCGCTCACAAGCCTCGTCTCTGCCACCAGGCGCGTGGGGCTGGCGGTGCTGGCACCAAGCCGTGTCCTTCTCTGCTCAGTCTCCGTCCGTGGCACGCGCTGCCTGGGTGAGCCGGCCAAGGACAGTGGCCCCTGGCACCATGCAGTGACACTGCCGCAGAGCTGAAGGGGACAAAGGCCACCCAGAGGGCAGTGGCTCGCAAGGTCCGTCCAGGCCGGCACAGTACTTGCCGTGTCCTCCCTGGCATGTGCCACCGGCCACGGCAGCTCCGTTTGACGGGGCgaagggaggggagaggccaAAAGGGTTCAGTGGCTTCACAGCCAGGGGACGTGGCTGCCGCCGGGGCCTCAGCACAGCGTGTCCGTGTTGAACGAGAGCTGAGCCTGTGGGCAGAGACAGGCAGGGCTCAGGGGCTGGGCTGAGCAggggctgcctgcgctgcccagCACCCCCCGTGCTGCTGGGGCCAGGATCTGGCCCGGTGGGGGGAGCAGCCGCCCCTCCCAGAGAGCTCTCTCTGGTCCATCCCTGGCCCCACCATGTTCCCTTCCCTCAATGAGACCCGACAccgcagcacccagccccagTGTCCCGCGGCAGGAACACAGCTGGGACCAGGGACACCTAGATCTGGGGA
Proteins encoded:
- the CLIC3 gene encoding chloride intracellular channel protein 3 produces the protein MGKGHNTRPCPALGIFQDGRWGWLGVQSSTGHGQRRQGAQAGAAAAGDAVSCPCWPGAGSSSGGRGPTAGRPRLHRGARRGWERVHPGEECGLGGAAAPARVLAPQPPLSRQPPPSMAEKPQIQLFVKASEDGESVGHCPFCQRLFMVLLLKGVPFTLTTVDVKRALDVLKDFAPGAQLPVLLYNGEPKTDTVTIEDFLEDHLGPPMFPSLVPQYRESSLAGNDIFHKFSTFIKNPAPAQDEALQRNLLRALLKLDEYLSAPLEYELARDPHLRASQRRFLDGDQLTLADCNLLPKLNIVQVVCQHYRRFGIPKDLQAVWRYLNSASETKEFKYTCPNSEEIVQAYRSVVRLPQ